From a single Nostoc edaphicum CCNP1411 genomic region:
- a CDS encoding Crp/Fnr family transcriptional regulator: protein MVSLYTSLSSSSSNNTKQIFARRSFLPEHQNGLWKIETGFVRTFTYLEDGTTVALGLWGPGDVVGRTLSKIEPYQMECLTKVEATVLPLEEWTELTETLLAHIQQAQELMIIRSHKKVDTMLIKLLAWLSKKFGSEVEKGRLIDMRLTHEDLAEMLGSTRVTITRVLGQFEQEGLIDRLSLHRIVLREEEIWYYEI from the coding sequence ATGGTGTCTTTGTACACAAGCTTATCTAGCTCCAGCAGTAATAATACTAAGCAAATTTTTGCCCGTAGGTCATTTCTACCAGAGCATCAAAACGGACTTTGGAAGATTGAAACGGGTTTTGTCCGAACTTTTACCTATCTGGAAGATGGTACAACTGTCGCTCTGGGATTGTGGGGCCCTGGAGATGTCGTTGGTAGAACTTTGTCAAAAATAGAACCTTATCAGATGGAATGCCTAACTAAAGTTGAGGCAACAGTCTTACCTTTAGAAGAGTGGACTGAACTAACAGAAACTCTACTTGCCCATATTCAACAGGCTCAAGAATTGATGATCATTCGTAGCCATAAAAAAGTGGATACTATGCTCATCAAGCTATTGGCATGGTTATCCAAAAAGTTTGGTTCGGAAGTTGAGAAGGGACGTTTAATAGATATGCGTCTGACTCATGAAGACTTAGCAGAAATGCTCGGTTCAACTCGTGTGACTATCACTCGTGTTCTTGGGCAGTTTGAGCAAGAGGGCTTGATTGATCGTCTCTCCCTGCATCGAATTGTGTTGCGAGAAGAAGAAATTTGGTACTACGAAATTTAG
- a CDS encoding NIL domain-containing protein: MSQSKSVEPASVHSRILVPQRYHRQPVISRLVSRYGLTVNIKAASLTSDSDSDGWFDLELSGNPQKLTNSLSYLQGLGVNLLQLAIANHIQLNQHSLPFPNLASKLNPKDSAWLTNQWQEQFQQWISLGQTNRLRLQLCILKSYYKEPVISELVSRYGLTVNITSAILQPDTEDDGWFDLDLWGRTKQLYSSLSYLEKLGLPIWLDLSSVYSDR, encoded by the coding sequence ATGTCTCAGAGTAAATCTGTAGAACCTGCTTCAGTCCACAGTCGAATACTCGTGCCTCAACGGTATCACAGGCAACCTGTAATTTCTCGACTGGTGTCTCGTTATGGTTTAACTGTCAATATCAAAGCTGCATCTCTGACATCAGACAGTGACAGCGATGGCTGGTTTGATTTGGAACTTTCGGGAAATCCTCAAAAGCTGACAAATAGCCTATCTTACTTGCAAGGATTGGGAGTGAATTTGTTGCAACTAGCGATCGCAAACCACATTCAACTCAACCAACACTCTCTACCTTTTCCAAATCTAGCTAGCAAACTGAATCCCAAAGACTCTGCATGGCTGACAAATCAATGGCAAGAACAATTCCAGCAGTGGATTTCTCTGGGTCAAACCAATCGATTGCGCTTGCAACTGTGTATATTAAAATCCTATTACAAAGAACCAGTGATTTCCGAGTTAGTTTCTCGTTATGGACTAACAGTTAATATTACCAGTGCTATACTTCAACCCGATACGGAAGATGACGGCTGGTTTGACTTAGATTTATGGGGGAGAACAAAGCAACTGTACTCTAGCCTGAGTTATTTAGAAAAACTGGGGCTACCGATTTGGCTAGATTTGTCTAGCGTTTATAGCGATCGCTAA
- a CDS encoding pre-peptidase C-terminal domain-containing protein: MLLENNKYRRELSRIFICCLSSSFLVTSHLLPINALGRPQNYQDFLIAKSPDERQPEAVKKGIEQIPASQASISPRPKTSVESPVQQSPRVSSQPENSQPTSNSSSANSGTRRQASSNSGTRRQASSNSGTRRQASSNSGIRRQASSNSGTRRQASANRPPVSQPATPTYKEINFVDVALGILSKDDFQSQGRYFHFYEFEGRENQLVQIRLIGSNDTRRTNNLSLNPLLFLHDPDNNIIVKKGTSDKNGGGDDAFIFARLPVTGTYKIAVTSRDSGEIGRYSLALRNDRASYTLDEAGQLTAKSSTLKQNGGAYNISNFQGRKNQLVSIRVDSVDEEFSPYVALLNSQGQTIAIDKDKDKNGVYTGLIDRARLPEDDTYYIVVTSKNPQERGKYRLTIF, translated from the coding sequence ATGCTATTAGAAAACAACAAGTATCGTCGCGAATTAAGCCGCATTTTTATTTGTTGCTTGAGTAGTAGTTTTTTGGTCACGAGTCATCTGCTGCCTATCAATGCTTTGGGAAGACCGCAAAATTATCAAGACTTTCTTATTGCTAAATCACCAGATGAGAGACAACCAGAAGCAGTAAAGAAAGGAATTGAGCAAATTCCTGCTTCTCAAGCGTCAATATCTCCAAGACCGAAGACATCTGTTGAGTCACCAGTACAGCAGTCTCCTCGTGTATCGTCTCAGCCAGAAAATTCCCAGCCAACATCCAATAGTTCCAGTGCGAACTCAGGGACACGTCGTCAGGCTAGTTCCAACTCAGGGACACGTCGTCAGGCTAGTTCCAACTCAGGGACACGTCGCCAAGCTAGTTCCAATTCAGGGATACGTCGTCAGGCTAGCTCTAATTCAGGTACACGTCGCCAAGCTAGTGCCAACCGTCCACCAGTTTCTCAACCTGCGACACCTACTTACAAGGAGATTAACTTTGTAGATGTGGCATTGGGTATTCTAAGTAAGGATGACTTTCAATCTCAAGGTAGATATTTTCATTTCTATGAGTTTGAGGGTAGAGAAAATCAATTAGTCCAAATTCGGCTGATTGGCAGTAATGACACACGCAGAACAAATAACTTGAGTTTAAATCCTTTGTTGTTTTTGCACGATCCTGATAATAATATCATCGTCAAAAAAGGCACTTCGGATAAAAATGGTGGTGGCGATGATGCATTCATTTTTGCACGACTGCCTGTCACCGGCACATATAAGATTGCAGTTACTAGCCGAGATTCCGGTGAGATAGGTCGCTATAGTTTGGCTCTGAGGAATGATAGAGCTAGTTATACTTTGGATGAAGCAGGTCAATTAACTGCTAAAAGCTCAACTCTAAAACAAAATGGCGGCGCTTATAATATTTCCAATTTTCAAGGGAGAAAAAATCAGCTTGTTAGTATTCGTGTAGATAGTGTTGATGAAGAGTTTTCTCCTTATGTAGCTTTGCTAAATTCTCAAGGACAGACGATCGCTATCGATAAAGACAAAGACAAAAATGGTGTGTACACTGGTTTAATTGACCGAGCTAGGTTGCCTGAAGATGATACTTACTATATAGTTGTAACTTCCAAGAATCCACAGGAACGTGGTAAATATAGATTGACTATTTTTTAA